In Nocardioides dokdonensis FR1436, the following are encoded in one genomic region:
- a CDS encoding PAS domain-containing sensor histidine kinase, with product MESGKGDAALWRLTLQHSPIGMALVGLDGLLMMVNRAACTMLGRDADTLHAMTFQDITHPDDLETDLEQFERTLAGEIDSYRLHKRYLRPDGSVLWSDLSVALMRDDAGRPLHFISQILDVSEEHERRAHLEETVAELERERSTLSAIFDTVNVGLLLIDADGRYERSNRRHRETLRLPFPDGHDGRAGQLGHVYHPDGKTLLTQEEMPSWRAADGEEFDDFLYWVGDDPLTRSAFSTSVRQVRTPTGERRGATLAYQEVTDLMRALAVKDEFVASVSHELRTPLTAVLGHLEMLTESEDLTPQVRRQLDVVRRNALRLRSLVSDLLHVAQAHAGSLEIERDSVDVVCLVEEALEAAGPAADAGGVTVVADLPDALEALVDAQRLRQVVDNLVSNAIKYTEPGGETTLRLGSVDDTLELGVHDSGIGMSAAEAAQVFTRFFRGSGALDRHTPGTGLGLTIVRSIVDAHGGTITVDSEPGRGSSFHVRLPGALLT from the coding sequence GTGGAGTCAGGCAAGGGCGATGCCGCCCTGTGGCGACTCACCCTCCAGCACTCCCCGATCGGGATGGCGCTCGTCGGGCTCGACGGGCTGCTCATGATGGTCAACCGCGCCGCCTGCACGATGCTGGGCCGCGACGCCGACACGTTGCATGCGATGACCTTCCAGGACATCACGCACCCGGACGACCTCGAGACCGACCTGGAGCAGTTCGAGCGCACCCTGGCCGGGGAGATCGACAGCTACCGCCTGCACAAGCGCTACCTGCGCCCCGACGGCAGCGTGCTCTGGAGCGACCTCTCGGTGGCGCTGATGCGCGACGATGCTGGCCGGCCACTGCACTTCATCTCGCAGATCCTCGACGTCAGCGAGGAGCACGAGCGACGAGCCCACCTCGAGGAGACCGTCGCCGAGCTCGAGCGCGAGCGCAGCACACTGAGCGCGATCTTCGACACCGTCAACGTCGGTCTGCTGCTCATCGACGCCGACGGCCGCTACGAGCGGTCCAACCGGCGCCACCGGGAGACCCTGCGGCTCCCGTTCCCCGACGGCCACGACGGACGGGCCGGCCAGCTCGGGCACGTCTACCACCCCGACGGCAAGACCCTGCTGACCCAGGAGGAGATGCCCTCGTGGCGCGCCGCCGACGGGGAGGAGTTCGACGACTTCCTCTACTGGGTCGGCGACGACCCGCTCACCCGCTCGGCGTTCTCGACCTCGGTCCGCCAGGTCCGCACCCCCACCGGGGAGCGCCGCGGCGCCACGCTCGCCTACCAGGAGGTCACGGACCTGATGCGGGCACTGGCGGTGAAGGACGAGTTCGTCGCCTCGGTCTCGCACGAGCTGCGCACCCCCCTGACCGCGGTGCTGGGTCACCTCGAGATGCTCACCGAGTCCGAGGACCTGACGCCCCAGGTGCGCCGCCAGCTCGACGTCGTACGACGCAACGCGTTGCGGCTGCGCTCGCTGGTCTCCGACCTGCTGCACGTGGCGCAGGCGCACGCCGGGTCGCTGGAGATCGAACGTGACTCGGTGGACGTCGTGTGCCTGGTCGAGGAGGCGTTGGAGGCTGCGGGCCCGGCCGCCGACGCCGGAGGAGTCACGGTCGTGGCCGACCTCCCCGACGCGCTCGAAGCGCTGGTCGACGCCCAGCGCCTGCGCCAGGTGGTCGACAACCTGGTCTCGAACGCCATCAAGTACACCGAGCCCGGGGGCGAGACCACCCTCCGCCTGGGCTCCGTCGACGACACCCTCGAGCTGGGCGTGCACGACTCAGGCATCGGGATGAGTGCCGCGGAGGCCGCCCAGGTCTTCACCCGGTTCTTCCGCGGCAGCGGTGCGCTGGACCGCCACACCCCGGGCACCGGTCTGGGGCTGACCATCGTGCGCTCCATCGTCGACGCGCACGGCGGCACCATCACCGTCGACAGCGAGCCGGGCCGCGGCAGCAGCTTCCACGTCCGGCTCCCCGGCGCCCTGCTCACCTGA
- a CDS encoding JmjC domain-containing protein, whose product MTSLLHLDEQSVRSLRTAGETGQPQEVTHALRSHALLTLEALADLAVSLPADSIEHNVGALPDVVADGRAPRLEVGPEGLREMILGLETNGAWCVVKNVEQDPAYSALLDSCLDEIEDLVSGPGQAYKREGFVFLSAPGSMTPSHIDPEHNVLLQVQGTKTMVTGSWATPDARAAEAERLVGGGHRNLQHDIEDPVEHHLEPGDGIYVPPYTQHKVVNGPALSISLSVTWRSRALADEVKVLRANTHLRRAGLSPAAPGTRPAVDRTKATAMSVAEKAKAAVRRSR is encoded by the coding sequence ATGACCAGCCTGCTGCACCTCGACGAGCAGTCCGTCCGCTCCCTGCGCACCGCCGGCGAGACCGGACAGCCGCAGGAGGTGACCCACGCGCTGCGCTCCCACGCCCTGCTCACGCTCGAGGCGCTCGCCGACCTCGCCGTCTCGCTGCCGGCCGACAGCATCGAGCACAACGTCGGCGCGCTGCCCGACGTCGTCGCCGACGGCCGGGCCCCGCGCCTGGAGGTCGGTCCCGAGGGCCTGCGCGAGATGATCCTCGGCCTCGAGACCAACGGCGCGTGGTGCGTCGTCAAGAACGTCGAGCAGGACCCGGCCTACAGCGCGCTGCTCGACTCCTGCCTCGACGAGATCGAGGACCTCGTCTCGGGGCCCGGTCAGGCGTACAAGCGGGAGGGCTTCGTGTTCCTCTCCGCCCCCGGCTCGATGACTCCCTCGCACATCGACCCCGAGCACAACGTGCTGCTGCAGGTGCAGGGCACCAAGACGATGGTGACCGGCAGCTGGGCCACCCCCGACGCGCGTGCCGCCGAGGCCGAGCGCCTCGTCGGGGGCGGGCACCGCAACCTCCAGCACGACATCGAGGACCCGGTCGAGCACCACCTCGAGCCGGGCGACGGGATCTACGTGCCGCCCTACACCCAGCACAAGGTCGTCAACGGCCCGGCGCTGTCGATCTCGCTGTCGGTCACCTGGCGCAGCCGTGCCCTGGCCGACGAGGTCAAGGTGCTGCGCGCCAACACCCACCTGCGCCGCGCCGGGCTCTCCCCCGCCGCCCCCGGCACCCGCCCCGCGGTCGACCGGACGAAGGCGACGGCCATGAGCGTGGCCGAGAAGGCCAAGGCCGCCGTACGCCGCTCCCGCTGA
- a CDS encoding GNAT family N-acetyltransferase, with protein sequence MSTTVDRPAVPAGAGRLPALVDAAALVDAPGGERAWRDLVRSARHANPFLDPDVLLPALRHLPPPGGARLLTGGTEDRLELLLPVTTGHRVPRNPVRATVAWQHTHHFLGTPLVAPGLHQRGWRSALRDLAAGGDAWFVLPLTDLDVVQDVEAAARGLGLTSRRLEERVRPVTHRHEHDDYAAQRLSGRRRKELRRVRRRLDEAVGGGLDLVDLVDGATAPAVEAALEQFLGLEAAGWKGTDGGAFAANPAERAFFLESCRALAADGRLEVLALQGHEGGPVAMVVNLRSGDALFTFKIAYDEQHAAYSPGLLLYLEQLSRFHTSGAALVDTCAEPDHPMARRLHGDDRCLVTLAVSLGPHRGALAVRWAHTVTRLAGAVRRHRAPTRQREDHP encoded by the coding sequence GTGAGCACCACCGTCGACCGCCCTGCCGTACCCGCTGGTGCGGGACGGCTGCCGGCCCTGGTCGACGCCGCCGCCCTGGTCGACGCTCCGGGCGGCGAGCGCGCCTGGCGCGACCTGGTCCGCTCCGCCCGCCACGCCAACCCGTTCCTGGACCCCGACGTGCTGCTGCCTGCACTGCGCCACCTGCCGCCACCGGGCGGCGCGCGGCTGCTGACCGGGGGCACCGAGGACCGGCTCGAGCTGCTGCTGCCGGTGACGACCGGGCACCGGGTGCCCCGCAACCCGGTGCGCGCCACGGTCGCGTGGCAGCACACCCACCACTTCCTCGGTACGCCGCTCGTCGCGCCCGGGCTGCACCAGCGGGGCTGGCGCTCGGCGCTGCGTGACCTGGCCGCCGGCGGGGACGCGTGGTTCGTGCTGCCCCTCACCGACCTGGACGTGGTCCAGGACGTGGAGGCCGCGGCCCGCGGGCTCGGGCTCACCTCGCGCCGCCTGGAGGAGCGGGTGCGTCCGGTGACGCACCGCCACGAGCACGACGACTACGCCGCGCAGCGGCTCTCCGGGCGTCGTCGCAAGGAGCTGCGCCGGGTGCGTCGTCGACTCGACGAGGCCGTCGGCGGTGGACTCGACCTGGTCGACCTGGTCGACGGTGCGACCGCGCCGGCCGTCGAGGCGGCGCTGGAGCAGTTCCTGGGGCTCGAGGCCGCCGGTTGGAAGGGCACCGACGGGGGCGCGTTCGCCGCGAACCCCGCGGAGCGGGCCTTCTTCCTCGAGTCCTGCAGAGCACTCGCCGCCGACGGGCGCCTCGAGGTGCTCGCGCTGCAGGGCCACGAGGGCGGCCCGGTGGCGATGGTGGTCAACCTGCGCTCCGGTGACGCGCTGTTCACCTTCAAGATCGCCTACGACGAGCAGCACGCGGCGTACTCCCCCGGCCTGCTGCTCTACCTCGAGCAGCTCTCCCGCTTCCACACCTCCGGCGCCGCGCTGGTCGACACCTGCGCGGAGCCCGACCACCCCATGGCCCGGCGCCTGCACGGCGACGACCGCTGTCTGGTGACCCTGGCGGTCTCGCTGGGACCGCACCGCGGCGCGCTCGCCGTGCGGTGGGCGCACACCGTGACCCGCCTCGCCGGCGCCGTGCGCCGCCACCGGGCCCCGACCCGTCAACGAGAGGACCACCCATGA
- the glnA gene encoding type I glutamate--ammonia ligase: MGKQEDFVLRALEERDVRFVRLWFTDVLGSLKSVAVAPAELENAFDEGIGFDGSAIEGFARVFESDMLAKPDPSTFQILPWREEGPATARMFCDIEMPDGTPSYADPRHVLKRTLSKAAEKGFTFYTHPEIEFYLFKGLPEAGAEPVPVDRTGYFDHTAQSEGADFRRQAITMLEQMGISVEFSHHEAGPGQQEIDLRYADALSTADNIMTFRTVIREVAMSQGIWASFMPKPFTTHPGSGMHTHLSLFEGDENAFYEAGAQYQLSTTGRRFIAGILEHAPEISVVTNQWVNSYKRMMFGGEAPSYICWGHNNRSAMIRVPMYKPLKGQSTRVELRTIDAACNPYLAYAVVLAAGMKGIEEGYELPREAEDDVWSLTERERTSLGIKPLPKNLNDAITIAEDSELLAETLGEQVFDFFLRNKRAEWDEYRGQVSAFERDRMLPVI; the protein is encoded by the coding sequence ATGGGCAAGCAGGAAGACTTCGTTCTCCGCGCACTCGAGGAGCGGGACGTCCGGTTCGTGCGGTTGTGGTTCACCGACGTGCTGGGCTCGCTGAAGTCGGTGGCGGTGGCCCCGGCTGAGCTCGAGAACGCCTTCGACGAGGGCATCGGGTTCGACGGCTCCGCCATCGAGGGCTTCGCGCGCGTCTTCGAGTCGGACATGCTCGCCAAGCCCGACCCCTCGACGTTCCAGATCCTCCCGTGGCGTGAGGAGGGCCCGGCGACGGCGCGGATGTTCTGCGACATCGAGATGCCCGACGGCACCCCGTCGTACGCCGACCCGCGCCACGTCCTGAAGCGCACGCTGAGCAAGGCGGCCGAGAAGGGCTTCACCTTCTACACCCACCCCGAGATCGAGTTCTACCTCTTCAAGGGCCTCCCCGAGGCCGGGGCGGAGCCGGTGCCGGTCGACCGCACCGGCTACTTCGACCACACCGCCCAGTCCGAGGGCGCCGACTTCCGCCGCCAGGCGATCACGATGCTCGAGCAGATGGGCATCTCGGTGGAGTTCAGCCACCACGAGGCCGGCCCCGGGCAGCAGGAGATCGACCTGCGCTACGCCGACGCCCTGTCCACGGCCGACAACATCATGACCTTCCGCACCGTGATCCGGGAGGTGGCGATGAGCCAGGGCATCTGGGCCAGCTTCATGCCCAAGCCGTTCACGACGCACCCCGGCTCCGGCATGCACACCCACCTCAGCCTCTTCGAGGGTGACGAGAACGCCTTCTACGAGGCGGGCGCGCAGTACCAGCTCTCCACCACCGGGCGCCGCTTCATCGCCGGCATCCTCGAGCACGCCCCCGAGATCTCGGTCGTGACCAACCAGTGGGTCAACTCCTACAAGCGGATGATGTTCGGCGGCGAGGCCCCGTCCTACATCTGCTGGGGCCACAACAACCGCTCGGCGATGATCCGGGTGCCGATGTACAAGCCGCTCAAGGGCCAGTCGACCCGGGTCGAGCTGCGCACCATCGACGCCGCCTGCAACCCCTACCTCGCCTACGCCGTGGTGCTCGCCGCCGGCATGAAGGGCATCGAGGAGGGCTACGAGCTGCCGCGCGAGGCCGAGGACGACGTGTGGTCTCTGACCGAGCGCGAGCGCACCAGCCTGGGCATCAAGCCGCTGCCGAAGAACCTCAACGACGCGATCACGATCGCCGAGGACTCCGAGCTGCTGGCCGAGACCCTGGGCGAGCAGGTCTTCGACTTCTTCCTGCGCAACAAGCGCGCCGAGTGGGACGAGTACCGCGGCCAGGTCTCCGCCTTCGAGCGCGACCGCATGCTCCCGGTCATCTGA
- a CDS encoding type 1 glutamine amidotransferase — protein sequence MDARVPGPPRVLVVQHEDDCPPALVGTWLTEAGCELDVHRPYTATGEPGALLPDPTAYDAVLVLGGSMGADDDADHAWLGPTKQLLRDAVGAEVPTLGICLGHQLLASALGGRVQVNPRGRTVGLVPVEWTGEASSDPLTGALATPRRGVHWNNDVVTDLPPGALALARTPQGDAEVVRYGPAAWGVQLHPEVDAGVVARWAASDDKSAPGVDTAAEVARIDAARSELDDAWRPLVSSFVAIAGGRAER from the coding sequence GTGGACGCGCGCGTGCCGGGCCCGCCCCGGGTGCTGGTCGTCCAGCACGAGGACGACTGCCCACCGGCCCTCGTCGGCACCTGGCTCACCGAGGCCGGGTGCGAGCTCGACGTGCACCGGCCCTACACCGCGACCGGCGAGCCCGGCGCGCTGCTGCCCGACCCGACGGCGTACGACGCCGTGCTGGTGCTGGGCGGCTCGATGGGCGCCGACGACGACGCCGACCACGCCTGGCTGGGGCCCACCAAGCAGCTGCTCCGCGACGCCGTGGGTGCGGAGGTGCCCACGCTCGGGATCTGCCTGGGCCACCAGCTGCTGGCCTCCGCGCTCGGCGGCCGGGTGCAGGTCAACCCGCGCGGCCGGACCGTGGGGCTGGTGCCGGTGGAGTGGACCGGCGAGGCGAGCAGCGACCCGCTCACGGGCGCGCTGGCCACGCCGCGACGAGGCGTGCACTGGAACAACGACGTGGTCACCGACCTGCCGCCGGGAGCCCTGGCGCTGGCCCGCACCCCGCAGGGCGACGCGGAGGTGGTCCGCTACGGACCGGCCGCCTGGGGCGTGCAGCTGCACCCCGAGGTCGACGCCGGGGTCGTGGCCCGCTGGGCGGCCTCCGACGACAAGTCCGCGCCCGGCGTCGACACCGCCGCCGAGGTGGCGCGCATCGACGCCGCCAGGAGCGAGCTCGACGACGCCTGGCGCCCGCTCGTGTCGTCCTTCGTCGCGATCGCCGGGGGGCGAGCGGAACGGTGA